A genomic region of Nostoc sp. UHCC 0702 contains the following coding sequences:
- a CDS encoding Nif11-like leader peptide family natural product precursor: MSLAHVKAFYQQLANDQDFRTQIENVKSKEECSQIVKAAGYDFTLEEYEEYTAQLLESAADEGELKDLSEEELAAVFGGLIGKPIFQPLYGVVWPPYQLLYGVIRPDDIL; encoded by the coding sequence ATGTCTCTAGCACATGTTAAAGCTTTCTATCAACAGCTAGCAAATGATCAAGATTTCCGTACTCAAATTGAAAATGTTAAGAGTAAAGAAGAATGTAGCCAAATAGTTAAAGCTGCTGGCTACGATTTTACTCTAGAAGAGTATGAAGAATATACCGCTCAATTGTTAGAGTCTGCCGCTGACGAAGGTGAACTCAAGGATTTAAGTGAAGAAGAACTGGCAGCAGTTTTTGGTGGATTAATTGGGAAGCCCATATTTCAACCATTATATGGAGTTGTCTGGCCACCCTACCAACTGTTGTATGGAGTTATTCGGCCAGATGATATACTTTAG
- a CDS encoding AAA family ATPase, with the protein MDGKRFIHSIRLENFLSYGSEGEEIELQPLNVLIGANTSGKSNFIESIRLLRAIPTDLNAAIRKGGGVYDFLWKGDEKIPLAEIKVIFEYPQGMQPLVYKLIFTASGQKFSLVDEAIENEHLNPGQDNIYFYYRLNHNGGLAIKPNPQLSTRLEKLDLETWDYTMIQTDQSILSQLQDPRKYPEITYLRNQLSQICLYCELPIGRYGELRNPQKFDLPEHPLLEDGSNLGIVLNNLQYQLGNRQIIDCLKKFYEDAEELNVRIYGGTVQIFIREEGLIQPIPANRLSDGTLRYLFLMALLLDPTPPPLICIEEPEIGLHPDILPTIAQMLIEASGRTQIIVTTHSDALVSALSEYPETVLVCERDEKGSHLRRLEPDKLKNWLES; encoded by the coding sequence ATGGACGGTAAAAGATTTATCCATTCTATTCGATTAGAAAACTTCCTTTCCTATGGGAGTGAGGGGGAAGAAATCGAACTGCAACCGTTAAATGTTTTAATTGGGGCTAATACTTCTGGAAAATCAAATTTCATAGAAAGTATTAGACTTTTACGAGCAATACCCACAGACTTAAACGCTGCAATTCGTAAAGGTGGAGGTGTTTATGACTTTCTTTGGAAAGGCGACGAGAAAATTCCCTTAGCAGAAATTAAAGTTATTTTTGAGTATCCACAAGGAATGCAGCCACTAGTTTATAAACTAATTTTTACTGCATCTGGGCAAAAATTTTCTTTAGTGGATGAAGCTATAGAAAATGAACATTTAAATCCTGGGCAAGATAATATTTATTTTTATTATCGTCTCAATCATAATGGTGGTCTAGCTATTAAGCCTAATCCACAATTGTCTACCAGATTAGAGAAATTGGATCTTGAAACTTGGGATTACACAATGATTCAAACAGATCAGTCAATTTTATCTCAATTACAAGATCCACGCAAATATCCAGAAATAACTTATCTTCGTAATCAATTATCCCAAATTTGTTTATATTGTGAATTACCTATAGGTCGCTATGGAGAATTGAGAAATCCTCAAAAATTTGACTTGCCTGAACATCCTCTTCTAGAAGATGGGAGTAATCTAGGAATAGTTTTAAACAATTTACAATATCAACTAGGTAATAGACAAATTATCGATTGTCTAAAAAAATTCTATGAGGATGCTGAAGAACTAAATGTAAGGATATATGGTGGTACAGTACAAATATTTATTCGTGAAGAGGGACTTATTCAACCAATTCCTGCAAATCGTTTATCTGATGGAACACTCCGTTATTTATTTTTAATGGCTTTACTCTTAGATCCAACTCCACCACCACTTATATGTATTGAAGAACCAGAAATAGGATTACATCCAGATATTTTACCTACTATAGCGCAAATGCTTATCGAAGCATCAGGGCGAACTCAAATTATAGTTACTACTCATTCTGATGCTTTGGTTTCTGCTTTGAGTGAATATCCTGAAACAGTTTTGGTGTGTGAACGCGATGAAAAAGGTTCTCACCTCCGCCGCCTTGAACCTGATAAACTGAAAAACTGGCTAGAATCTTGA
- a CDS encoding nif11-class peptide radical SAM maturase 3: protein MTYRRISYAVWEITLKCNLACQHCGSRAGHTRAKELSTAEALDLVKQMADVGITEVTIIGGEAFLRPDWLEIAQAITKAGMLCGMTTGGYGITLDTAHRMKEAGIGVVSVSVDGLEATHDRLRGKQGSWQWAFKTMSHLKEAGIPFGCNTQINRLSAPEFPQIYEHLRDAGIFAWQIQLTVPMGNAADNSDILLQPYELLDVYPMIARVAQRAKREGVQVQPGNNIGYYGPYERLLRGGDAWSFWQGCSAGLSALGIEADGAIKGCPSLPTTAYTGGNIRDHSLRTIIEETEELRFNLGAGTPKGTDHLWGFCKTCEFAELCRGGCSWTAHVFFDKRGNNPYCHHRALTQEKSGIRERVFLQRRADGNPFDNGEFALIEEPINAPWPENDPLHFTSDRIQWPQGWEAELELIPSLVNSSN, encoded by the coding sequence ATGACTTATCGCCGAATTAGTTATGCAGTTTGGGAAATTACCCTTAAATGTAATCTAGCCTGTCAACACTGCGGCTCTCGTGCTGGACATACAAGGGCAAAAGAACTTTCCACAGCAGAAGCCCTTGATTTAGTCAAACAAATGGCGGATGTGGGAATTACAGAAGTTACCATAATTGGTGGTGAAGCTTTTCTCCGTCCTGACTGGCTAGAGATTGCCCAAGCAATTACCAAAGCTGGGATGTTGTGTGGGATGACCACCGGGGGTTATGGTATCACCTTAGACACAGCCCACCGGATGAAGGAAGCTGGTATTGGCGTGGTTTCTGTGTCGGTTGATGGCTTAGAAGCGACTCACGATCGCCTACGAGGCAAACAAGGTTCATGGCAATGGGCATTTAAAACCATGAGCCACCTTAAGGAAGCAGGTATCCCCTTCGGCTGCAATACGCAAATCAATCGCCTGTCTGCACCAGAATTTCCCCAAATTTACGAGCATCTGCGCGACGCTGGCATCTTCGCTTGGCAAATTCAGTTAACTGTACCGATGGGGAATGCTGCCGATAATAGCGATATTTTACTCCAACCTTACGAACTACTGGATGTATACCCAATGATTGCTCGTGTTGCTCAACGAGCAAAGCGAGAAGGGGTGCAGGTGCAGCCAGGGAATAACATCGGCTACTATGGCCCCTATGAGCGACTGCTGCGGGGTGGCGATGCTTGGTCATTTTGGCAGGGATGTAGCGCTGGACTGTCTGCTTTGGGTATTGAAGCTGATGGTGCTATCAAAGGTTGTCCTTCACTACCTACCACAGCCTACACTGGTGGTAACATCCGCGACCATTCGCTGCGGACAATTATTGAAGAAACCGAAGAATTGCGGTTTAACTTAGGGGCTGGTACTCCCAAAGGCACAGATCACTTATGGGGTTTCTGCAAAACTTGCGAATTTGCAGAACTCTGTCGTGGTGGTTGTAGTTGGACTGCTCATGTTTTCTTTGACAAGCGAGGTAACAATCCTTACTGTCATCATCGCGCCCTCACTCAGGAAAAAAGCGGTATTCGGGAGCGAGTATTTCTCCAACGTCGGGCGGATGGAAATCCCTTTGATAATGGCGAATTTGCTCTGATTGAGGAACCAATAAATGCTCCTTGGCCAGAAAACGATCCACTTCATTTTACTAGCGATCGCATTCAATGGCCCCAAGGGTGGGAAGCAGAATTAGAGTTGATACCATCTTTAGTTAATTCCAGCAATTAA
- the mutS gene encoding DNA mismatch repair protein MutS, whose amino-acid sequence MTASQPDTPSTKPDASTFICDHRQVDRSKLSQMYLHYVETKDKYPHAVLLYRVGDFFECYFQDAVTLAQELELVLTSKQAGEQGRVAMSGVPHHSWERYTTLLVEKGFAVVICDQVEDAAEATGRLVRREVTRILTPGTLLEEGMLKSSRNNYLAAVVIVGTHWGLAYADISTGEFLTTQGSDLEHLTQELMRLQPAEVLVPTNAPDLGSLLRPGETSPHLPQCLPPSFCYSLRSQVPFSQGEARPKLLQKFKVRSLEGLGCDHLPLAVRAAGGLLEYLEDTQKENPISLQRLRTYTTTDYLIVDHQTRRNLEITQTVRDGTYHGSLLWALDRTSTAMGGRALRRWLLQPLIDIKGVRSRQDTIEELRENTTLRQDLRQLLRQIYDLERLTGRAGSGRANARDLVALADSLSRLPELSRLVVDANSPFLKALQKVPPILEELAQKLHAHLVESPPIHIKEGGLIRPGINPQLDERKATVQADQQWIANLEVDERARTGIPTLKVGFNKTFGYYISISRAKADQVPANYIRKQTLTNEERYITPDLKEREARILTARDDLNQLEYEIFIALREEVAQQAEVIRNLSRAVAAADVLCGLAELAVQQGYCRPEMSPGREIAIVDGRHPVVEQSLPAGFFVPNSTQLGQESVVSSQLSLADNQGQESVVSGQLSLVDNQEQRTNDPGQKTTDNPDLIILTGPNASGKSCYLRQVGLIQLMAQIGSFIPAKFARLGICDRIFTRVGAVDDLATGQSTFMVEMNETANILNHATSRSLVLLDEIGRGTATFDGLSIAWAVAEYLATEIRARTIFATHYHELNELAGMLPNVANYQVTVKELPDQIIFLHQVQPGGADKSYGIEAGRLAGLPAVVIQRAKQVMGQIEKHSKIAIGLKNLD is encoded by the coding sequence ATGACTGCTTCTCAACCTGACACTCCATCTACCAAGCCCGACGCAAGTACTTTTATTTGTGACCATCGACAGGTAGACCGCAGTAAGCTAAGCCAAATGTACCTCCACTATGTCGAGACAAAGGATAAATATCCTCACGCGGTGTTGCTGTATCGGGTAGGAGATTTCTTTGAATGCTATTTCCAAGATGCTGTCACACTAGCCCAAGAATTAGAATTAGTCCTCACTAGCAAACAAGCCGGGGAACAAGGACGGGTGGCGATGTCCGGTGTTCCGCATCACTCCTGGGAACGCTACACCACCCTATTGGTGGAAAAAGGCTTTGCTGTGGTAATTTGCGACCAAGTGGAAGATGCAGCCGAAGCTACAGGTCGGTTAGTGCGGCGCGAGGTAACACGCATCCTCACCCCAGGCACTTTGCTCGAAGAAGGCATGTTAAAATCAAGTCGCAATAATTACTTAGCGGCTGTGGTAATTGTGGGGACTCATTGGGGCTTAGCTTATGCAGATATATCTACAGGGGAATTCCTCACCACCCAAGGCAGTGATTTAGAACACCTCACACAAGAATTAATGCGTTTGCAGCCTGCGGAGGTACTGGTTCCTACCAACGCCCCTGATTTGGGTAGTTTGCTGCGTCCGGGAGAAACTTCACCGCATTTACCGCAATGTTTACCGCCATCATTTTGTTATAGCTTGCGATCGCAAGTACCCTTTTCCCAAGGTGAAGCTAGACCGAAATTATTGCAGAAATTTAAAGTGCGATCGCTGGAAGGTCTCGGTTGTGACCATCTTCCCCTGGCTGTCCGCGCCGCTGGCGGTCTTTTGGAATATTTGGAAGATACGCAAAAAGAAAACCCCATTTCCCTACAAAGGTTACGCACCTATACAACCACCGATTATCTAATTGTTGACCATCAAACCCGCAGAAACTTGGAAATTACCCAAACTGTGCGGGATGGCACTTATCACGGTTCTTTACTTTGGGCATTGGATAGAACCAGCACAGCAATGGGCGGGCGGGCGTTGCGGCGGTGGTTGTTGCAACCGCTAATTGATATTAAAGGCGTGCGATCGCGGCAAGATACAATCGAAGAATTGCGAGAAAATACTACTCTGCGTCAAGATTTGCGGCAGTTGTTGCGACAAATTTATGACTTAGAACGGTTGACAGGAAGGGCGGGTTCTGGTAGAGCTAATGCTAGAGATTTAGTAGCCTTGGCTGATTCCCTCTCACGCTTACCAGAATTATCTCGCTTAGTGGTAGATGCAAATTCTCCCTTTTTGAAAGCTTTACAGAAAGTGCCGCCTATCCTAGAAGAATTGGCACAAAAATTACACGCCCATCTTGTAGAGTCGCCGCCCATACATATTAAAGAAGGCGGTTTGATTCGTCCGGGAATCAACCCACAACTCGATGAGAGAAAGGCGACTGTACAAGCAGACCAGCAATGGATAGCTAATTTAGAAGTTGACGAAAGGGCGAGAACGGGAATACCGACGTTGAAGGTAGGATTTAATAAAACCTTTGGTTACTACATCAGTATTTCCCGTGCCAAAGCCGACCAAGTACCCGCGAATTACATCCGCAAGCAAACCCTGACGAACGAGGAACGTTACATCACCCCAGATTTGAAAGAACGAGAAGCGCGGATTCTCACAGCGCGGGATGATTTAAATCAGTTAGAATACGAGATTTTCATAGCATTGCGCGAAGAAGTAGCACAACAAGCCGAGGTAATTCGCAACCTTTCCCGCGCAGTCGCGGCGGCGGATGTGTTGTGTGGTTTAGCTGAATTGGCTGTCCAACAAGGTTACTGTCGTCCAGAAATGTCACCAGGACGAGAAATAGCAATTGTTGATGGGCGTCATCCGGTGGTGGAACAGTCTTTACCTGCGGGTTTCTTTGTGCCTAATTCGACACAATTAGGGCAAGAGTCAGTAGTCAGTAGTCAGTTGTCATTAGCAGATAACCAAGGTCAAGAGTCAGTTGTCAGTGGTCAGTTGTCATTAGTAGATAACCAAGAACAAAGGACAAATGACCCTGGACAAAAGACAACTGACAACCCCGATTTAATTATCCTCACTGGCCCAAACGCCAGCGGCAAAAGTTGTTATTTGCGCCAGGTGGGTTTGATTCAGTTAATGGCGCAAATTGGGAGTTTTATCCCAGCCAAATTTGCTAGGTTGGGAATATGCGATCGCATTTTCACCCGTGTCGGTGCCGTTGATGATTTGGCAACTGGTCAATCTACCTTCATGGTAGAAATGAATGAAACCGCAAATATTCTCAACCATGCAACTTCAAGGTCATTGGTATTATTAGATGAAATTGGTCGGGGAACAGCTACCTTTGATGGTCTTTCTATAGCTTGGGCGGTGGCGGAATATTTAGCTACAGAAATTAGGGCGCGGACGATTTTTGCTACTCACTATCATGAATTAAATGAATTAGCTGGTATGTTACCGAATGTCGCTAATTATCAAGTGACAGTGAAAGAATTACCCGACCAAATTATATTTTTACATCAAGTCCAACCGGGAGGCGCTGATAAATCCTACGGCATTGAAGCCGGAAGATTGGCAGGTTTACCAGCGGTAGTTATTCAACGGGCTAAACAAGTAATGGGGCAAATTGAGAAACACAGTAAGATTGCGATCGGGTTAAAGAATTTAGACTAA
- a CDS encoding alkaline phosphatase D family protein codes for MESNLPLKLNRRQFLVRSAVTAGGIISTNLVSKSQVFAQAPAIITSDKMRPGIPYGVACGDITNDNIIIWSRSDRPARMLIEYSTSESFRRVQRVLGSHALKYNDFTARLNLNNLPPGQQILYRVIFQDLDYKNIYSAPVTGTFRTPPISGRDIFFVWGGDTAGQGWGINPNFGGMKIYETMRKLNPDFFIHSGDNIYADGPIQSEVTLDDGTIWRNITTEEKSKVAETLTEFRGNYKYNLLDENVKKFNAEVPILAQWDDHEVTNNWYPGEILPNDDDRYTVKDVNLLAERARQAFLEYMPIRYNNTDKAEIYRSFKYGPLLEIFMLDERSYRGSNSPNNQSVQSQETKFIGNKQVQWLKKQLQKSKATWKIIASDMPLGLIVRDGSTDFEAWANGDGPALGRELELADLLRYIKNKNIQNVVWLTADVHYAAAHYYDPNKAQFTDFKPFWEFVAGPLNSGTFGPNHLENTFGPQLVFQSIPSDTKANRPPSEGLQFFGTVKINSYTKVMTVTLRNLVGETLYSVDLPPEK; via the coding sequence ATGGAATCCAATTTACCATTAAAACTAAACCGTCGCCAGTTTTTGGTACGTTCAGCGGTGACAGCAGGTGGAATTATTTCTACAAATCTTGTATCAAAATCACAGGTATTTGCCCAAGCACCTGCAATTATCACCTCTGATAAAATGCGTCCTGGTATACCTTATGGTGTAGCTTGTGGAGATATCACCAACGATAATATTATCATTTGGAGTCGCAGCGATCGCCCTGCCAGAATGTTAATTGAATATTCCACAAGCGAATCTTTTCGCCGTGTACAGCGGGTTTTGGGGTCACATGCTTTAAAATATAACGACTTTACAGCCAGACTGAATCTTAATAATCTACCACCAGGTCAACAAATATTATATCGGGTGATATTCCAAGATTTAGATTACAAGAATATCTACAGCGCCCCTGTAACCGGTACTTTCCGAACTCCCCCCATTTCTGGGCGAGATATATTCTTTGTTTGGGGTGGAGATACTGCTGGTCAAGGATGGGGTATTAATCCTAATTTTGGTGGGATGAAAATTTACGAAACCATGCGTAAACTGAATCCTGATTTTTTCATCCATTCTGGTGATAATATTTACGCTGATGGGCCAATTCAATCAGAAGTCACTCTAGATGATGGTACTATCTGGAGAAACATCACCACCGAAGAAAAATCAAAAGTAGCAGAAACCCTAACAGAATTTCGTGGTAACTATAAATATAATTTGTTAGATGAAAACGTTAAGAAGTTTAACGCTGAAGTTCCCATACTAGCGCAGTGGGATGACCACGAAGTTACAAATAATTGGTATCCTGGCGAAATTCTTCCCAATGATGATGACCGTTATACAGTTAAGGATGTTAACTTATTAGCCGAAAGGGCAAGACAAGCTTTTTTAGAATATATGCCTATTCGGTATAATAATACAGACAAAGCTGAAATTTATCGCTCTTTCAAATATGGCCCATTGCTAGAAATTTTCATGCTTGATGAACGCAGTTACAGGGGGTCAAATAGCCCCAATAATCAATCAGTACAAAGTCAGGAAACCAAATTTATAGGTAACAAACAAGTGCAATGGTTGAAGAAACAATTGCAGAAATCAAAAGCAACATGGAAAATCATTGCTAGTGATATGCCTTTAGGGTTGATAGTTCGAGATGGTAGCACAGACTTTGAAGCTTGGGCTAATGGAGATGGCCCGGCTTTAGGAAGAGAATTAGAACTTGCAGATTTACTACGATATATCAAAAACAAAAATATCCAAAATGTTGTTTGGTTAACTGCTGATGTCCATTACGCAGCAGCGCATTATTATGACCCTAATAAAGCGCAATTTACTGATTTCAAACCTTTCTGGGAATTTGTCGCTGGGCCTCTCAATTCTGGCACATTTGGGCCAAATCATTTAGAAAATACTTTTGGGCCACAATTGGTATTTCAAAGTATTCCTTCAGATACGAAAGCAAATCGACCCCCAAGTGAAGGGTTGCAATTTTTTGGTACAGTCAAAATTAATAGTTATACAAAAGTGATGACGGTGACGCTGCGTAATTTGGTAGGGGAAACTCTTTACAGTGTAGATTTGCCACCAGAAAAATAA
- a CDS encoding type II toxin-antitoxin system HicA family toxin, translating into MSKLTPVSWRNLVKRLQELGFEGPYAGGKHPQMRRGDVTVILPNPHEGNICLGLLSRLLRQAGVSREEWLSESNIKAVLNSALCTCSCYGEY; encoded by the coding sequence ATGTCTAAGTTAACCCCTGTTTCTTGGCGTAATTTAGTGAAGCGTCTGCAAGAGTTAGGCTTTGAAGGCCCATACGCCGGAGGAAAGCATCCACAAATGCGGCGAGGTGATGTGACTGTGATTCTTCCTAATCCTCATGAGGGTAATATTTGTTTGGGTCTATTATCCCGGCTATTGCGACAAGCTGGAGTTTCTCGTGAAGAATGGTTAAGTGAGTCAAATATCAAGGCTGTGTTAAACTCTGCGCTTTGCACTTGCAGTTGCTATGGAGAATATTAG
- a CDS encoding nitrogen fixation protein yields MEDIAADKTTLCPSARAESVDSVVFGIISGTVAEPRIAYLKQPLPITDELIAKASPITPAEIFRMAAPCATKACLHFDGQDCRLAKQIADKLPAVAEELPPCSIRRDCRWWNQEGKAACMRCPQVITDNYNPSELAIEVSKPAAG; encoded by the coding sequence ATGGAAGATATTGCTGCTGATAAAACTACACTTTGCCCCAGTGCTAGAGCAGAATCGGTGGATAGTGTTGTTTTCGGCATTATCAGTGGAACAGTTGCAGAACCCCGTATAGCTTATCTCAAGCAGCCCCTACCTATCACTGATGAACTGATAGCAAAAGCTAGTCCAATTACACCCGCCGAAATTTTCCGTATGGCGGCACCTTGCGCCACTAAAGCTTGCCTGCATTTTGATGGACAAGATTGTCGTCTAGCGAAACAAATTGCTGACAAATTACCCGCAGTCGCAGAGGAATTGCCCCCTTGTTCTATCCGCCGAGATTGTCGATGGTGGAACCAAGAAGGTAAAGCAGCTTGTATGCGTTGTCCACAAGTAATTACAGATAACTACAATCCGTCTGAACTAGCAATTGAAGTGTCAAAACCAGCTGCTGGTTAA
- a CDS encoding type II toxin-antitoxin system HicB family antitoxin yields the protein MLASYIDQAMELAVYEIIEDDQTYWAEIPGLQGVWASHQTLEGCRRELREALSDWLALRLHLGLTIPVIAAMNLNELIKPV from the coding sequence ATGCTGGCAAGTTACATTGACCAAGCAATGGAATTGGCGGTTTATGAAATCATTGAAGATGATCAAACATATTGGGCTGAAATTCCAGGCTTACAAGGAGTCTGGGCTAGTCATCAAACTTTAGAAGGATGCAGGCGGGAATTAAGAGAAGCTTTAAGTGACTGGCTAGCACTACGGTTACATTTGGGGTTAACGATACCCGTAATTGCTGCTATGAACCTTAATGAATTGATTAAACCTGTATAA
- a CDS encoding phosphotransferase, translated as MTFILNSHNVFDYLIAQGLCNQSEQPPSKLEPLPAKNFNLLLNLSGSRKLLVKQERYNQEGKAAGEFLAEWRIQEFLQRFPEVDNYRSFLPEVLHFDAENSIIVSRYLDDYQELMDFYTQQKSFPTQVATAIGSILGTIHRDTFNHQEYQDFFSENSNNLMTNQLTHSIRSLERVEPEIFGLVPDEGLKFFVLYQRYNSLGEAIAELGNSITLSCLTQNDLKLNNILLYKDWQDSTNNIIRLIDWERSAWGDPAFDLGTLIGSYVQIWLGSLVISNSLTIEESLRLAITPLELLQPSIATLTQAYLNTFPKILEHRSDFLQRVVQFTGFSLIQQIQAMIQHDKSFGNMGIAMLQVAKALLCRPVQSIPTIFGAASVELVRLSASAA; from the coding sequence ATGACATTTATCTTAAATTCCCATAATGTTTTTGATTATTTAATTGCACAGGGATTATGCAATCAGTCTGAACAACCTCCTAGTAAACTAGAACCGCTCCCAGCTAAAAATTTTAATTTATTACTGAATTTGTCAGGTAGCCGTAAGCTGCTGGTGAAACAGGAACGATACAACCAGGAGGGGAAAGCGGCTGGTGAATTCTTGGCTGAATGGCGCATTCAAGAATTTTTACAGCGATTTCCAGAAGTTGATAACTATCGCTCATTTTTGCCAGAGGTGCTGCATTTTGATGCTGAGAATTCCATAATTGTTTCCAGATATTTGGATGATTATCAAGAATTGATGGATTTCTACACGCAGCAAAAAAGTTTTCCTACACAAGTTGCTACAGCAATTGGCAGTATTTTAGGAACTATCCATCGTGATACTTTCAACCACCAAGAATATCAGGATTTTTTTTCTGAGAATTCAAATAATTTAATGACTAATCAATTAACACATTCAATTCGGAGTTTAGAACGGGTTGAACCAGAAATTTTTGGTTTAGTTCCTGATGAGGGGTTAAAGTTTTTTGTTCTCTATCAACGTTATAATAGTTTAGGAGAAGCTATAGCTGAATTGGGTAATTCTATAACTCTTTCTTGCCTCACCCAGAATGATTTAAAGTTGAATAATATTCTGCTGTATAAAGATTGGCAGGATTCCACTAATAATATTATACGACTAATTGATTGGGAACGTTCCGCTTGGGGAGACCCAGCTTTTGATTTGGGAACACTTATTGGTAGTTATGTGCAAATCTGGCTGGGTAGCTTGGTTATCAGTAATTCTTTGACTATTGAAGAGTCCCTACGCTTGGCGATAACACCTTTAGAACTGCTTCAGCCTTCAATTGCTACATTAACTCAGGCTTATTTAAACACTTTTCCAAAAATTTTAGAACATCGCTCTGATTTTTTGCAGCGTGTAGTGCAATTTACAGGTTTTTCTCTAATTCAACAGATTCAGGCGATGATTCAACATGATAAGTCTTTTGGCAATATGGGAATTGCTATGCTTCAGGTTGCTAAGGCATTATTATGCCGTCCTGTACAATCAATACCAACGATTTTTGGTGCGGCTAGTGTTGAATTAGTTCGCTTGAGTGCTTCAGCTGCTTAA
- a CDS encoding radical SAM protein translates to MEPKPTNPPQELIEIPSGYLNIMGYVDESEVNGPGCRAVVWVQGCVRECPGCFNPESWSFEINQLISVDTLAEKILSKPRNTGVTFSGGEPFWQASALASLARKLKAAGLNVMSFTGFTLKQLQSESAPPDSQALLEQLDILIDGPFVESLAINSPNSPVSSRNQRVHVLNPALADQITWASDQIEVHILKDGSRIVTGYQGWLEMT, encoded by the coding sequence ATGGAACCTAAGCCAACCAACCCACCGCAAGAACTCATAGAAATTCCCTCTGGCTATTTGAACATCATGGGTTACGTTGATGAATCAGAGGTGAATGGCCCTGGTTGTCGTGCTGTCGTCTGGGTACAAGGTTGTGTACGTGAGTGTCCTGGCTGCTTTAATCCTGAGTCTTGGTCATTTGAGATTAATCAACTGATTTCTGTTGATACTCTCGCCGAGAAGATCCTGAGTAAACCTCGCAACACAGGCGTAACATTCTCTGGTGGAGAACCCTTTTGGCAAGCATCTGCATTAGCATCTCTAGCCCGCAAGCTAAAAGCTGCTGGTTTAAATGTGATGTCTTTTACTGGGTTCACCCTGAAGCAACTACAATCGGAATCTGCACCTCCAGATTCTCAAGCATTGCTAGAACAATTAGATATCCTGATTGACGGGCCTTTTGTGGAGTCTCTAGCAATTAATTCTCCCAACTCTCCGGTTTCGTCTCGCAATCAAAGGGTTCATGTGTTGAACCCTGCTTTGGCAGATCAGATTACTTGGGCAAGCGACCAAATAGAAGTTCACATCCTTAAGGATGGTAGCCGCATTGTTACTGGCTATCAAGGTTGGTTAGAGATGACGTAA
- a CDS encoding peptidylprolyl isomerase, whose product MSQSIIITNEDILHEVKVSCKIPEIVEQIITKKVIIAAAEEAGIKVEVEELQKAADQIRLANKLDSADDTWKWLEKHGLSIDDFEEITYISLISGKLANYLFADKVEPYFFENQLDYVGVVMYEVVLDDEDLALELFYAIKEGETSFYDVAHKYIRDIELRRQGGYLGILRRRDLKPEISAAVFTAKPPQVFKPIVTSKGVHLILLEELIQPDLNEKLRTNIISNLFSHWLNQQVEHSEVIQSF is encoded by the coding sequence ATGTCACAATCTATCATCATTACCAACGAAGATATTCTTCACGAAGTTAAAGTATCTTGTAAAATTCCTGAAATAGTTGAGCAAATTATTACTAAGAAGGTGATTATAGCAGCGGCTGAAGAGGCTGGAATCAAAGTAGAGGTTGAGGAACTTCAGAAAGCAGCAGACCAAATACGGTTAGCGAATAAACTGGATAGTGCTGATGATACCTGGAAATGGTTAGAGAAACATGGTTTGTCTATAGATGATTTTGAAGAAATAACTTACATAAGTCTCATTTCTGGAAAATTAGCTAACTATCTTTTCGCTGATAAAGTTGAACCCTATTTTTTTGAAAACCAACTAGATTATGTTGGTGTGGTGATGTATGAAGTTGTTCTGGATGATGAAGATTTAGCCCTAGAACTTTTCTATGCGATTAAGGAAGGTGAGACGAGTTTCTATGATGTTGCTCACAAATACATTCGGGATATAGAATTGCGGCGTCAAGGGGGATATTTGGGAATACTGCGTCGCCGAGATTTAAAACCAGAGATTTCTGCTGCTGTTTTTACTGCTAAACCGCCACAAGTTTTTAAACCAATTGTGACATCTAAGGGAGTACATCTGATTTTATTAGAGGAACTAATTCAGCCAGACCTAAATGAAAAACTCCGCACAAATATCATTTCAAACTTGTTCTCTCACTGGCTTAATCAACAAGTTGAACATTCTGAAGTAATTCAAAGTTTTTAA